The Hydra vulgaris chromosome 14, alternate assembly HydraT2T_AEP genome includes the window TTTACGAAGTAAGGACTGGCAATGACCGTAGCTTGGAAGcgaatttttgaagaaataaattttttcttcaaaacttcGACAACGGAGCTGTTGAAGTACTTGTCAGGGCAATCAGTCTCAACTAATTCAAAGCAAAATTTGATCAGTTTTCACCATAGTTAACACCACAAATCATCAAGGGTAGCTTTTAATAAGCTTACGAAGCACGTCCATTTCGTGTAAACGAAACGGGCGTGTAAACAgtcaaattaagtttaaaaaaaactccatTATTTGATCTTCGTTTTActtattatatgtatttatcaagggtttaaaaaaatattttcagtgttaatatgtaactttttttagtgtttaaataaatttaagttacgTTTTTGAGGAatatctattttataatattttattaatgtatttaaaacaatttttttcaataagaatAATCTCATTTTCCATAATGAGCCGTGTATGTATTTTAGccgccgtggcgcagtggtttgAGTTCTGACTCAGAACCAAAAGTTTTGAGGTTTGATGCCGGCTCAAACCTTTAGACACATATGTGTCCTTGAATGTCCTTATGACGCATAATGTGTCCTTGatcaaattgtattttaaatgctAGTTAAGTTTGAGTTgacaatatttgttttatttgttaatgacTTAGTTTGTAAAAACGTTATCTTTATCTTGACAAGATTTTACATCTGCCGAGTTATTCTTTGGTTATGCCCACGCAGACTTTAGAGCAAATGCAAATGTACTTGCAGAACTACAAAGTCAACTATTACTACCTCAATAACAATTATATGTTGATGAATTAGGTTGCCTCTTCTGTGGTGAGCGGTGAGACTGAGAGTGGCATGTCTATTTTCTCACCTCTTCTGTAGTAAGCGGTGAGACTAAGAATGGCTATCCtcacattttttatgtttaaattctGTTATCAAAATGTATTTTGTATCACTTTTTAGATGAAGAGGCCTGGATTGAATGGCATACTTTAGTTGAGGTCTAAAAAATGCTGTGTAGAGTACACTCCATAACGTTAGCGCTCCAGTTCAGAATAATTTTTGAGTTGGCCAAGTATTTAGTTTGCTCTAGCAACAGCAACTTCTACTTGATGCTTGACCTTAATGCTTGATAGCATCTTTAGATCAGGAATTCTTACTACCCACGCTTTGTAGATTTGGGGTCCTAATCTAAATGAAATACCGTATGAAAATCCTTTTAGGTGGTAATTATGTATACTAATTGTAGCACAAAATGAGTAATTTCAAAATCCTACATTACAATCCAACGGActtatttaacatttaagtttttatccAAAAGTGTTCCTTTCATATACTTAAATGTCAAACAAGTCCGTTGGATTTTAATGCaggattttaaaaatactcattttgTGCTACAATTAGTATACACAATTACCACCGAAAAGGATTTTCATAGGATATTTCATTGATATTAGGACCCCAAATCTATTAGCCTTGGACCCTAAATCTACAAACCGtggtttttcataaattatttttgtcaagaaaAGAGAAGGAAAGTAAGtgaagtcttttaaaaaataaatgaataaaaataaaaagtttctatttttacagATCTAGATATTATGTTTTACAAAAGTTTCACGAAAACAAATAATTTGGTTATAAAAGCTATCCATAGCGTATATACGTTATGGATAGCTTTTAAGaccaaaatatttgttttcgtgaaatttttataaaacatgatATCTAGTTCTGTAAAAATagggattttttatttttattcatttattttctgCAAGACTTCACTTACAAGATAGATAACAATTTTCTTTCAGATAATTGATTAGAATACTCTTCAAGAAAAGACACATAGGAAAGCAaatcattcaaacttttttttctgaaataaattatgtaaaaaatctttcttgTGCAGATTTTAGATTTTCTTGCTATTATACTCAGTTACACATTTCAGGAGATGCTTGGCATAATCATCGTGGGAAGAATCTCGTTTGTACCTATCCCAATGAACCTTGAAGTTCGAGTACAAGGCTTCTGTTCCCTGCTCACTGAAGAGGCCTAATTCCATTTTTTTCGTCTTGATGAACTGAGGCACATGGAAAAATACTGCATACTCTTTAGGGGTAAGTGAAATCGATTCATTGTAGCTCTAATGGAATTAAGTTTATTGTAGCTCTGTTTGAATTGAGCAATCTTGGATTCGTAGTCAGGGTCCAAATTCTGGCCAAAGCAAGAAGTCTCAAAACCTTTGAACAGCGTAAGTGTTTGAATGAAGCCATGAGCTTgagaaaaattttcttttctgaaAACAGTTGGAGTTTGCTCACACCTCTCAAGAGCTTTATCCAGTCATTCCCATTGAAATGACTACCACGGAAAGGCTGGATGGGAATGTGAAGTGATGGGTCATTCCTTGGCTTGGAGGGAAACTTGTCTCCACCAATCTTACAGGACTAATTTGATTTAGGGCTAAGCCAAGTTTTTGCATTCCATTGTTGGACAGTCCAGTATTCTGCTGTGTTTGAACCATATTTTCTGTTGTAAGAGGTTCTTTAAAGAGTTGCTGAGCTGATGATGgacctaaacaaaaaaaatagaaagttcAAAATCAATcaggtaacttttttttcatgcaAATGACAAAAACAGATTGACTGCATTCTTCATGGGTCTTTGCGAACGTTGGCATTTTCAAACTTAACAAATATATTCACAAAAGCcttgtttacaattttctttgttttgttcAACTGCCTCTTCCGGAAAAAACTCTGGATACGGACAAAAGTTTCGAGCTTTCAAAAATGCTCTTGAATCAAcgtaataaatcaaattttgaaaaaagttataaaaaaaagaaaacttaaatatttgattagcaatatttcttattttattaatttttcacaGAGCATATTTACTGTATGAAATCAGCACTGACAAAGTCCGAATTTAgatttataatttagtttataaatacttaaagaTACAAATTTCCATTTGGATATTAATGAGGGATTTCTAAACACCTCAATATGGACTCCCATAGACATGTACTATTACCAACTAAAAGGATTTTCATAGAGTATTTCATTGATATTAGGACCCCAAATCTAGAAACCGTGTgccattttcttttgtttaactTGGTTATAAACACTTTCTGAATAGAATTTGAAATGGGCTGCACTTTCATTCTCGTACTCAAATTGGTTAATTAGTTGGTGAACCCACGGCTTTAACTAGTTAATTGCCTgtgacggatccaggatttttCGGTGTTTGAGATTGCTAACTTTTAGACACGGAGCAAACTACAaacatttttgtgtttttacttATGCCAAATAAtgatactttacaaaaaattgcgGTGAGTGGAGGCTGGGAACTACAAAGCCCTTAGACTTCATACCCCCACCCCCACCCCAAACGTGAAAggaaacaagttgataaaatattttttctattattctcGACTAGACTTACATtaatcgataaattttaagttttatagtataatctctcagcgttcaaaaattacgaccatataaaatatataaccaCCTCAAgttgaggggggtttaaacttgatatggtcataatttttaaacgctgAGAGAAAATTCACACTAAAGACttaataatgaataattttctagtttaaaaggtagaaaattatatctttacCTTAGATGAGGTCCAAGGACTTTTTTGCTCCCAGCCTTCAATCAtcgtaattttttgcaaagaatCATTACTTGACTTAGGTATaatcatacaatttttttgagtttgctccatgtctagaagttagctatctcaaacaccaaataATCCCTGGATTCATCACTGCTCATTGCAGACTACATTGTGATCTTTGTGGATGCATCCATCAACCAGCTGCTAAACAttttcactaaaattttttttcaattgctttttACCTTCTGGCGTATTCCATAGTTTTACTTTTTGCTTGAAAGGTATTTTAGTTAAAGGTTTATGTAAATCAACTAATTCTTTGATGTTGTCAACgaagattttttagttgttgtttGCCTAAAAAATGTGAAAGATTGTCACCCAGTCGAAGAATGTGATTTGTTTTAACGTTATGTGATAGGTTCCCTTGATTCAGATAAACCTTTTCTGTTCTGAGTTAACAAGAGTGTTGTTTGTAGTAAATGAAATTATGAGTAAAAAGTGAGCTTCTCCTGCCAGTGTGTAGCCAAGTGCGTTGTCTTCATTTATGTTATCATCGTTCATTTATGTTATCATCGTTCATGTATGTTATCATCTTCATGTATGTTATCATCTTTATGTATGTTATCGTCTTCATGTATGTTATCACGTTTTAAGTTGTAATGTTAGTAAGCAGTGAGCTTCTCCAGCCAGAGTGTAGCCAAGTGCGTCGTTTTCATTTATGTTATCATCGTTCATGTATGTTATTATCGTTCATGTATGTTATCGTGATCACTTATGTTATCATTTTCATATATGTTATCATGTTATCAATCAGGTAAGGTTTTTAGGTTTTTAGCTTGACGGTCTTTCTTCTTAATTTCTGGGATATGTGTTGAAAGTGACCGTTTGCgtaaaaaattttccttttaataattgttaaaattttacgTCAgtctattttctttttgtatatgCGCACCCTTGCTGCGCCTTTAACAGTCTTCAGTActttatatattgtatgtttaaagttcaaatcTCTGTAAATTAGGATTGTTAAGCAGCCAAATGTTGACAATTTCTGCTTTACCTAATTGATCAATTTAATGACTCAGCAATTGGTATATGCagcatattaaaattaattcattgCCAAACTTTGTCACTACAGTTAAATTAGAGTTAGCCTCACCATGTACTGATCGAACACTTTGTAAATCTGTAAGCAAACTTGTCTGGTGCATACTTTGTATCCACACACATAGAATTattgtaacaaatattaacTTTCTAAACTATAATATACCATAGTTAAATAGCGGTACATttgataaaaccataaaatgtgtaatatttgatatttacGGTAACAAATAGAATTAGCCTcatcaataattattttcagtttacttttatattttgatccGGTGATACGCATTTgtgacttatatataaatatttgtaagttAAACAAAGACTGTTAAATCAGTGTTCATAAAGCatttaacatttgatttttgatatcTGAATTTGAAATGGGACGTGGTAAGCGTTTAACGAATGAAGAATTAGCTGTAATTAAAGCATACAAAGATACAGGCCTATCTAATCGGTAAattgcaaagaaaattaaaagatctcCAAAAGTGGTTAATAATTACTTCAAGATGGACGTTAATTATAGAGCTTATAAGGGAAGTCGTGAGAAACGTAAAAGTGATAATTGTACTAAACGAGTTATTGTACGTCGTGCTGCTGCTTAGCACATGACTGCATCTCAAATTTGTGCTGATTTAGAACAACCTGTACTTGATAAGCTGTGAGACAAATCTTACATGAAGATCCAAACACAGTTTGGAAAAAGCGTAAATCAAAACCAAAACTTACTGTTTGTCATAAAGTAGCTAAATTACAATTTGCAAAAGAACACATGTCTTTGCAGGAAGAGTGGCATCAAGTTCTTTTTagtgatgaaaaaaagttcCATCTAGATGGTCATGATGGCTATCAGTATTACTTGCACAATCTTTGAAATAAGAAGAAACGCGGATGAGTCGTAACTTTGGTGGTGAAACTGTTATGGTTTGGGGGCTTTTTCCTTTTCTGGAAAACTTCTACTGGCATGgatttcaacaaaaatgaattcATCAGACTACATGGACTTATTACGAATTAGTTTGCTTGAACTTGCTGAAGAATTGATCGATgaaaatttcacttttcaacTAGACAATGCTATTCATAATTCAAATCATACAAAAGCTtggtttagagaaaaaaatattcacgCATTGGAATGGCCCGCATGCAGTCCAGATCTTAGCCCATTTAAAAATCTATTGGGAATACTTTATAGAAAGGTTTATGAAATTGTTAAGCAATATGAATCCACATTGGAGCTGAAAACTCGTATCAGAGAAGCTTGGAATGAAATATCTATAGAAACAACTCAAATTCTTGTGACTAGTATGTTAAGTCGCATATTTGATTTACGTTATCAAATATGCACACGCAAATGGAATAGTCAAGTCACTGAAAGACAATGATGGAAAGCTTAcgacaaacataaataaaaattcctatatatatatattaaatttattacctTGTTATTAATAGTAAGCCATTAAAAGTTCAggaaacaataataaatattaaatgagcgtaaaaacaaaatattttttgtattttcttgtATTTAACGTTAATGAGGCTAATTATGCTTTTTCCACAAAttgaatacttttaattttttttccatttgtaattaattaaacataccaagttataatttttttagttgttgttaaaaataataagaaataaagtagatttaataattttttcactgccatttttgttaaattagaaCGAAAAATAAAGGTGAGACTAATTTTCTCCgctgtatattttataacatactttttttgatattttttgagttaagttaatttacttttaatttatttgctggGATATTGTCTTATATGTTATTTTGCTCCACCGCCACctcaacttttttgtttttttaagtagaGTTGGTAGTTATTAAACCAAGTCTCAGTGTAGAAGAGCAGATACTGTTACTTCTTTATTGTCTCATTGCCAATTTAGCCATTAGCTTGTCTCGTTTGACTTTGTTTAGGGAACGCTGATTATTTTCCAAGaagttaagttgtttttgtggggttttattgattttgttcaATGGCATAGGATTTGGATGACATAAGCTTGAATGGTGCAATTTTTGGGCCCTAGCTAATGTGGTGGTAGTGGTGGAGGCAGAGGTGTTGATATTGGTTGCTTTAgaaatatcaaattgtttctgATGTTTAATCAGATTgttcttaaaattaatttattgaatATGATTGAACAAACTGATCAATATAATtctttgaacaaaaatattttcacaatttaaaaaaaacatttttcataattaattttagaaaacgGCTGTCAAATGAAACTATTAATcccataaacatttttattttttcatttttttttaattttatattattttgctgtttatataagtTACAACTAcctttcacaaaaaataaaatataattactaatgtataaataataaacagacaggggctcaaagaagatatagATGGCAAGATACCAACCTAATCTTTTCTTAGAGCCCCTGcagatcataacaataataatatatggttaaaaaatcaagtagaaagtttaggagaaaaaaaaaaaaaaaagaaaaaagaaaatgtatcAATTAAAAGTACAAACACCCTCAATTAGtcaaaaagaagatataatattaaaaaagtgaaaaacttttatttaatatatatatgtatattttgataCAAATAGTTAAGAAgaagatatattattaataaatactaatagtcCCAAAAGGTCATAGAAAGaagatatttaaatacaaatttccaattaaatatatgatattcaacatataatatataaaaattacatttataatttaaaaatacaaacagttaaatagatttaaataaatcagatataatgcttaaaaaacaattttttgtaaacaaaactaaaaattaatccGTAAGATTTAAaacgtaagtttttgtttgacactgaaatgaatttaaagattttgccaTATTAAAATTGCCTTTCAGAAAAGAGTTCCATAGCTTGGGACCTCTTtaagttatactatattctgtgtatttgtttactttttcaggtaatttatatgtgttactttgatttattcttaagaaatacttctcatttagatttttattaaatttacttattaagaTTTCAGGAGTGCGATTAttggtatatttatacataaagatTAGgtgttggtaaatatttatctgatatatgttcatcattttcatatccatCATTAAAGGTTTAGTGTCCCCCTTTTTTTGTTGCATATAATTCTACAAGCGTGTTTTTGTAAGgaaggattttttttaagttttgttggttgaCAACTTGCACATCTAATATTTACTTAAGTAATGTAACAATAGATTAAGCTGAAGTATATGAGCATCATTCACAATAaatcctaaaaactttatagtatcttgtttttaatttgtttattatttataataagttagAGCAGTTTTAGAGGAAGGTTTtcttcttgtatttttttatgaaacaaggtatattatgttttttcaacgttgagagaaagtttatttgacctgaaccaatcatttactttttctaattcACTGTTCATGTGAGCATAAAGTTGATTAATATTGCAGttagataaaaatagatttgtatcgtctgcataCATGATAGCATTTAGTTTTActgatgcattattaaaatcattaacataaattaaaaataagagcgGTTATAGGATTGATCCTTGAGACACTACACACAAAATATTCAGTATTCCGGATTTCTTGTTTtgaacatattgttttctattagataGACAACATTTTATCCAATGATATAGTTTATTGCATACCCCGCaccattttagtttttctaacaGAATAAAGCAATCAATGGTGTCGAATGCCTTGGATAAATCTATGAATACTCCGAGAGTAAacttatcattttcaaaaccatCAGTTATTTGGTCGACTAATTCAATAATGGCATGTTCTGGTGAATGTTTTggattaaaaagattattttttgtaaaataatcaaattatatattctattataaactacacGTTCGAAGATTTTTGAGAAAACAGAAAGTACCGATATGGGTCTATAGTTTGATACGTCGGCGcaatcattgtttttataaattgggtATTTTCTTGCAAGCATAAGTATATCAGGTAATACTCCTTGATCTAAAGATAGGTCGACTATGTGGAACAAAGGTTTTGTAATGCTTTTTTGTTAGATATAAGGATATTACTGAGAATCTCATCAAATCCtggatatttattttaatttaaagaaaaataagctGCGTCAAATTCAAGAAAAGTTAAAGCACTATCATACATTGTTTCATctgttgatttttttagatatgtcTTAAATGACGTAGAAGttggtataattttatttgcgAGACTAATCGCAacatttgtaaagtatttattaaactcgtaagatattttataaagacaaaatatatctgatttattaatattaattctttcaggtaatactgaactttttatttggcTTCGGCCCATTACGTCATTATTTAatgaccatgtttttttaacatcaaacttggaattgctaatttttttactgtaatacatttgttttgtttttttaagaagatgTTCATAAAAActcttataatttttgtatattttctcattctctgtactttaattttttaagaatttgttgtatagtttttgtttttttagaacactttaaaagtgttttattcaTCCAAGGGTTATTAAgtgcttttgttttaatttgtatttctGCATATGGACAAGTTTCGTCGAATATCGCtaaaaatttagctaaaaaaacactaaaagcTTCGTTTGTATTATGACAATTATAGTCATCATTccaattttctaaatttaatttattcgatagtttatttgtattattgatGGTTAAGTTacgtttttttaagtttgtaaacTTTGGCTGAGtatccataaatttttttaaaatagtaatgtAGATCGGGAAATGATCGCatataactgttttaaaaatgtctgaCTGAAATGACGTTTCTATgtaattattaataagtatattatcaattgctgtttttgaggttttttttaCTCGAGTAGGTTTATTGGTTACTGGCAAGACATTGTATCTaaacaacatttcaaaaaacgATTTAGTTTTTGGAAAGTTGTGGTAATTCAGagcgtttaaatttatatcaccGGCTttacataattgttttttttctttacttatttttgaaacacaattttcaataaaattttgaaacaatctGATTTCTCCACATGGTGGACGGTAAACACACccaattatagtatttttatttctgttattaattatttgaataaaaagactttcatagttttcttttactaagcataactgtttttttatcttaaatatatatttttcaagtatGTAAAATCCTAGTCCTCCctcttttttatgatttcctCGTGGTTGGCtaattactttataaattgGCAATCTATAATTAGAGTTTGATTCAATCGGACTATCTGGTTCATGCCAAGTCTCTGACACAGCTATAAcgtgtagtttataatatttaaaaactctttaaatttttcaaagttttgacTCATGCttcttatgtttaaatgtatatatagaaaaagaattaacatctttttttattttaaaattataaggaTCAAAGAATGAtgtattcattaaattcatttcagtttctttaataatatttaaattatcttcagAAAAGTTAAGAAAATCCTCAAAAGGATCaaactttagatttttaaaatcttcattagcaaaaaaattttcagccatttttaaaaattaaaaataaaagataaaacaacaGCTTATTCAAGAACTCATAcaataatatttcttatttttaaatagtcgaCAAAATTTCAACTAcatctatatttttttgcttaaaatcgTGAactatcaatttattatatagaactttTGCATAATAGCCATTTTGCTAATGAGTTTTTGCTTGTGCAAATAGTTCTTTACAAATTCTCCGAGTTGTTTCACTAAAATCctcatttttatgtatattagtTCATTCCTAATATCATTTGCAATCCTAATCATTTGCAATCCTAATCATAGTTCAATCCTAATATCATTTTGCGTTTAATCCTAATAtcatttgtaattttaagtttttcaataaagagttttttgactttatttttagtgtCTTCCCAATCTTTTTCATCTGCACCTTCAATGAGTCCATCAACCCGTAAGTTATTTCGTCtatttctgtagttttttctCGTAATCAACAAATCAATAAACagataaattaaatcaataaacgATAATAAACTTGATCCTTACGGATCATCCAAATAGCAATCAAAGTATTTCGAAGGCATGCGCCGTTCCCGACCACTCCGTCGCAAAAGCATGTCGATTTCTTGGGCTTCGACATTTTCCTCGTTCGTCTCTAATACATCTTTAACTTGCTCTCCTTGATTTTTAGCGTTCTCTAGACCAGTTTCAGTATTCATCTCTATTTTCACATCAGGGATAATGCAGGACTGAGTATCATTTCAAGGTCTAACGTGTTTCACATGACGTGGAATGCCGTTCACTTCTACGATTTGTTTCGACGCATTCCGAGTCATCGTAGCTGGTTGCCACTTTGTATAGCACCTCGCATTTGGTGGTTTCAGCCAAACTTTATCGCCGATTCGAAACCTCTTGTTCGTGACATTTTGCGCAGGAAGATTCTCTTTTCCCAATCCTTTCACACTAATGGTATAACTGTATATTTTGTCCATCGGACTTGCACCATTTTTGTCGGCTGAGACATTGTACCAACATAGTGCTTCCGGTATCGACATTTTCGATCGTTCTGCTATTCTCTTGATCGTACGGTGGTTTCTTTCTACTATTCCATTTCCTTCAGGATAATAAGCGGCTCTAAATCTAATTTGTACTCCCCAACTATCAAGGAAACTCCTTATctctttagttttaaatgtCGGCTCATTGTCAGTCAATATTTCAGACGGTGCTCCACGCTCAAAAAAAATAAGACGGAGTATTCGGACTATGGCGAGACTTCCGTATGAGCTTGATAATTGTCGCCACAACGCGTATTTTGAAGGTCCGCAATCAATTAGACTCAAAAACTTGTCAGTGCCATAATGCGTAATGTCCATGGCCAATCTCTCCCAGTTTCCTTCAACATCCAATTTCCCTTTTTCCCACGGTTTTGGCGCCGGATCTATTGAATGACATGGTTTGCAACTTTTTATCACATTTCGAACATCGTTTTCAGTAGCAGTCGGAATTGCTTTACGAACAAAGTTTAACGTTCGATTCACTCCGAAATGTCCAGTTCTTTGGTGTATATCGGAAATAGATTCAGCCTTCGTAGCTACGATTCCCATACAACTATTCCGACACTCTGGCACAGTCA containing:
- the LOC136091047 gene encoding uncharacterized protein LOC136091047; the protein is MGIVATKAESISDIHQRTGHFGVNRTLNFVRKAIPTATENDVRNVIKSCKPCHSIDPAPKPWEKGKLDVEGNWERLAMDITHYGTDKFLSLIDCGPSKYALWRQLSSSYGSLAIVRILRLIFFERGAPSEILTDNEPTFKTKEIRSFLDSWGVQIRFRAAYYPEGNGIVERNHRTIKRIAERSKMSIPEALCWYNVSADKNGASPMDKIYSYTISVKGLGKENLPAQNVTNKRFRIGDKVWLKPPNARCYTKWQPATMTRNASKQIVEVNGIPRHVKHVRP